TTTATGTATTGCTCCTACTCATAGGAGTTCATACAGCACGAGCACAGGAGGTCCCGGTACTGGACAGAGGTTTATTCTTTGGTAACCCTGAAATTTCCGGAGGACAATTGAGTCCGGATGGGAAATGGATTTCCTTTATGAAAGAATATGGAGGCATCATGAATATTTGGGTAAAAAAAATTGATGAACCTTTTGAAAAAGCACGCCCACTAACAGACAGCAAGCGCCCAATGAACGGATATTTCTGGTCAGAAGACGGAAAGTATATTCTTTATGTAAAAGATGGTAATGGTGATGAAAACATGAATATTTTTGCCGTAGATCCTATGGCAAAAGTAACCACAGGAGTTCCGGAATCAAGGAATATAACGCCCCTTAAAGATGTAACTGCCCAAATCTACATGGTAAGCAGAAAAGATCCTGATCTATTGATGGTTGGACTGAATAATCGTGATAAGGCATGGCATGATTTATACTCATTGAAAATTTCTACAGGCGAGCTGAAAAAGATTTATGAGAACACAGACCGTATCACAAGCTATGAATTTGACTGGGATGAAAAATTGAGAGTTCTTTCCAAAACAGATGATAAAGGAACAACCCAGTTTTTTTATAAAGAAGGAGATAAACTGACTCCTATTTATGAGACTTTGGTAACGGAAAGCGCTTATATCTCAAACTGGAACGAAGATAATTCTAAATTCTATCTGGTAACCAACAAAGGAAATCTTGACAAATCTACCTTATTCCTTATGGATCCGAAAACCAAACAGATTACAAAAATAGAAAGTGATCCTAAAGATAAAGTGGATTTCGGAGGACTGTTCCTTGACAGAAATACCAGAAAGATGATTTATACCTCTTACACCGGAGATAAAACAGAATATTACTGGAAAGACAAAACCTGGGAAGCTAACTACAAATTTCTGCAAAGTAAATTCCCCGGAAGAGAAGTTAATTTTTCAAGTTCTACCAATGACTATTCTAAATTTTTAGTTGCTGTGGGAGGTGATAAATATGCTTCAGAAGCTTACTTCTTTGATGCAAAGACAAAACAGCTGATATTTCAGTATACTCCAAGAACAGAA
The window above is part of the Chryseobacterium sp. MA9 genome. Proteins encoded here:
- a CDS encoding S9 family peptidase, with protein sequence MKKIFYVLLLLIGVHTARAQEVPVLDRGLFFGNPEISGGQLSPDGKWISFMKEYGGIMNIWVKKIDEPFEKARPLTDSKRPMNGYFWSEDGKYILYVKDGNGDENMNIFAVDPMAKVTTGVPESRNITPLKDVTAQIYMVSRKDPDLLMVGLNNRDKAWHDLYSLKISTGELKKIYENTDRITSYEFDWDEKLRVLSKTDDKGTTQFFYKEGDKLTPIYETLVTESAYISNWNEDNSKFYLVTNKGNLDKSTLFLMDPKTKQITKIESDPKDKVDFGGLFLDRNTRKMIYTSYTGDKTEYYWKDKTWEANYKFLQSKFPGREVNFSSSTNDYSKFLVAVGGDKYASEAYFFDAKTKQLIFQYTPRTELKKVEKYLAAMTPISYKSSDGLEIPAYLTLPAGSSGKNVPVVVLVHGGPKGPRDYWGYNSTVQFLANRGYAVLQPNFRASGGYGKKFQNGGDLQWGKLMQDDITWGVKYLIDQGIADKNKVVIMGGSYGGYATLAGLAFTPDVYAAGVDIVGPSNLFTLLDSVPAYWEAARAFLYGMVGDPKTEEGKKRMHDASPLFSVDKINKPLLIVQGANDPRVKQAEADQIVIALRDKGKKVNYILADDEGHGFRKPVNSMAMYAETEKFLAEVIGGRYQKEMPDNVAKRLKEMTVDISKVTYTPAKTEKTAGASK